From the genome of Solibacillus sp. FSL H8-0538:
TTGTGTTAATCGACTACGGTATGAAGCATGGTATTTTGCGTGAGCTAAACAAACGTGACTGTGATGTAGTCGTTGTTCCATATAACACACCGGCTGAAGAGGTGCTGGCTTGGCATCCAGACGGCATTATGTTATCAAATGGCCCTGGTAACCCAGCGGACGTAACAGAAGCAATCGACACGCTTCGCAACCTAATTGGTAAAGTCCCAATCTTCGGTATTTGCTTAGGGCATCAACTATTTGCACTAGCAAGCGGCGCAACAAGCTTTAAATTACCATTCGGTCACCGCGGAGCGAACCACCCAGTTAAAGATTTACGCACAGGTCGTACGGAGTTAACTTCACAAAACCACGGTTATGCAATTGACGAAGCGTCACTTGCAGGCACAGACCTTGAAGTAACACATTTAGCATTAAATGACGGAACAGTTGAAGGCTTACGCCATAAAGTACACCCGGTATTTACAGTACAATATCACCCAGAAGCATCACCGGGACCAGAAGATTCAAACCACTTATTTGATGAATTTATTGAGTTAATGGAGCAAGAAGCAGGGAAGGGGAAACAACATGCCTAAACGTACAGATATAGAAACTATTTTAGTAATCGGATCAGGTCCAATTGTTATCGGCCAAGCAGCGGAATTTGACTATGCAGGAACACAAGCTTGTCTTTCATTAAAAGAAGAAGGCTACCGTGTCATCTTAATCAACTCAAACCCAGCGACAATCATGACGGACACAGAAATCGCAGACAAAGTATACATCGAGCCAATTTCTTTAGAGTTCGTTTCACGTATTTTACGTAAAGAACGTCCAGATGCCATCCTTCCAACATTAGGCGGTCAAACAGGTCTGAACATGGCGATTGAGCTTGATGAATCAGGCATTTTAGATGAGCTAAATATCGAAATTCTTGGGACAAAACTTGATGCGATCCATAAAGCAGAGGACCGCGACTTATTCCGTAACTTAATGTATGAACTTGGTGCACCAGTACCAGAATCAGACATTATTCACAATATGGAAGAGGCACATGCGCTTGTGGCACGTATTGGCTACCCAGTAATCGTACGTCCTGCATTCACACTTGGCGGAACAGGCGGCGGTATTTGTCATAATGATCAAGAGCTTGAAGAAATCGTAACATCGGGGCTAAAATACTCACCTGTAACACAATGTCTTCTAGAAAAATCAATCGCTGGTATGAAAGAAATTGAATACGAAGTAATGCGTGACGCGAACGACAATGCCATCGTAGTATGTAACATGGAAAACTTTGACCCAGTAGGTATCCATACAGGGGATTCAATCGTAGTCGCACCTTCTCAAACATTATCAGACCGTGAATACCAAATGCTACGTAATATTTCACTTGATATTATCCGTGCGCTTAAAATCGAAGGTGGTTGTAACGTACAGTTAGCACTGGATCCAAATAGCTTCCAGTACTATGTAATCGAAGTAAACCCGCGTGTATCTCGTTCATCGGCACTTGCATCAAAAGCAACAGGTTACCCTATTGCCAAACTTGCTGCAAAAATTGCAGTAGGTTTAACGCTTGATGAAATTAAAAACCCAGTAACAGGTTCAACATACGCTTGCTTCGAGCCCGCACTTGACTATGTTGTAGCGAAAATCCCGCGCTGGCCTTTCGATAAATTTGAATCAGCAAAACGTAATTTAGGTACACAAATGAAAGCTACAGGTGAAGTAATGGCGCTTGGCCGTACATTCGAAGAAGCTTTATTAAAAGCAGTTCGCTCACTTGAAACTGGTCATGTGCATATTGAAATGAAGCATGCAGAAGACTTAACAGATTCTTGGATTGAAAAACGTATTAAAAAAGCTGGGGACGAGCGTTTATTCTTCATCGGTGAAGCAATCCGTCGCGGCGTAACAATCGAACAAATCCATGAGTGGTCAGCAATCGACTTATGGTTCTTAAATAAATTAAAGAAAATCGTTGATATGGAAGCAACACTTGCTGCAAACAAAAACGATAAAGATGTCTTACGTACAGCAAAACGTCTAGGCTTTGCTGATAAAAAAGTAGCTGAGCTTTGGGAAACGACACCGGAAGCAATCTACGCATTCCGTAAAGATACAGGCATCATCCCTGTGTATAAAATGGTTGATACTTGTGCGGCAGAGTTTGAATCACAAACACCATACTTCTACGGCACATACGAAGATGAAAACGAATCAATTCGCTCTGAAAAAGAATCGGTAATCGTACTTGGTTCGGGTCCAATCCGTATCGGACAAGGGGTAGAGTTTGACTATGCAACCGTGCACTCAGTTTGGGCAATTAAAGAAGCAGGTTATGAGGCAATCATTATTAACTCAAACCCAGAAACAGTATCTACTGACTTCTCAATTTCAGATAAATTATACTTCGAACCACTAACAATCGAAGACGTAATGCACATCGTGGACTTAGAGCAACCAAAAGGTGTAGTCGTTCAGTTTGGTGGACAAACTGCCATCAACTTAGCAGATAAATTAGCAGCGTACGGCGTGCAAATCTTAGGTACTTCTCTAGAAGATATCGACCGTGCTGAAAACCGTAATAAATTCGAAGCGGCATTACAAGAAATGGGTATTCCCCAACCACAAGGGGAAACAGCGGTATCAACAGAAGAGGCATTAGTTATTGGTAAAAAACTAGGCTTCCCTGTACTAGTTCGCCCTTCTTATGTACTGGGTGGACGCGCAATGGAAATCGTGTATAACCTTGAAGAGCTCGAGCACTATATGGAAAATGCAGTAGAAGCATCTCCAGATCATCCGGTATTAGTTGACCGCTATTTAACGGGTCAAGAAATCGAAGTAGACGCAATTTGTGACGGTGAGAACGTCTTAATTCCGGGGATTATGGAGCATATTGAGCGCGCAGGTGTTCACTCTGGTGACTCCATCTCGGTCTACCCACCACAAAAATTATCACAAGATCAAAAAGATGTGTTAGTTGATTACACAACACGCTTAGCAAAAGGTCTTGGTATTATCGGTTTAATGAATATCCAGTACGTAATCTCTCAAGGTGAAGTGTACGTAATCGAAGTAAATCCACGTTCATCTCGTACAGTACCGTTCTTAAGTAAAATTACGAACATCCCAATGGCAAACATTGCAACAAAAGCGATCCTTGGTCAATCAATTGTCGAACAAGGCTACCCAACAGGTCTTGCAAAAGAGAAGCAAGGTGTATTCGTTAAAGTCCCAGTGTTCTCATTCGCCAAACTTCGTCGTGTAGACATTACATTAGGCCCTGAAATGAAATCAACAGGGGAAGTAATGGGGAAAGATTCAACACTTGAAAAAGCGTTATACAAAGGCTTAGTTGCAGCAGGTATGGAAATTAAAACACATGGTACGGTTCTTTTCACAGTGTCAGATAAAGATAAAGAAGAAGCAATCGCACTTGCAAAACGTTTCTCAACAGTGGGCTACCGCATTGTAGCAACAGAAGGTACAGCAGCGATTTTCGAGCAAAACGGTGTGCGCACAGATGTTGTCGAAAAAATCGGTGGTAAAGGCAGAACATTACTTGATTTAATTCAAAACGGTGAAGCACAACTCGTAATTAACACATTAACAAAAGGTAAGCAACCAGCACGTGACGGGTTCCGTATCCGTCGTGAGTCTGTAGAGAATGGCGTACCTTGCTTAACTTCATTAGATACAGCAGAAGCGATGTTACGTGTAATCGAATCGATGACATTTACAGCAGAAGAAATGCCAAAATCGGAGGTAGTACACTAAAATGATCCGTCAAGAGAAAATGACCGTTGTTGCTCAGCAGCTAATTGCGACAAACATTTTCGAATTGACACTACAAGGGGAACTGGTTCAGGATATGACTCCTGGCCAGTTTGTCCATGTCAAGGTGTCCGATTCGCAAGAGCCATTATTACGTCGACCAATTAGTATCGCCAATGTTGACAAAGAAAAAAATGAATTTACGATGATTTATCGTGCAGAAGGTCGAGGGACTCAGGTGCTTGCATCAAACCGTGAAGGTCAAGTAGTCGATGTACTAGGGCCACTTGGGAACGGCTTCCCAGTTGAAGCAGTACAACCTGGTCAAACGGCACTTCTAGTTGGTGGAGGAATCGGTGTACCGCCACTGCATGAATTATCAAAGCAGTTAAATGCACGCGGCGTGAAAACAATTCACGTGTTAGGCTTCCAAACAGCAGATGTTGCATTTTACGACGAGCAATTCGCGGCATTAGGTGACACATATTATGCAACAGTAGACGGCACAAAAGGAACAAAAGGTTTCATCACAACGGTATTTGATGAAGTGAAGCCAGAGTTTGACGTGTTTTACTCTTGTGGACCACTGCCAATGCTACGTGCATTAGAGCAGTACTATCCGGAAAAAGTAGGTTATTTGTCATTTGAAGAGCGCATGGGCTGCGGTATTGGTGCTTGCTTCGCATGTGTTTGTAAAACAACGGATGCAATCGAAAAAGATTATGTAAAAGTGTGCTCAGACGGGCCAGTATTCCCGAAAGGAGTTGTGGAGCTATGAGCCGCATCAACATGGAACTACCAGGATTAGAGTTAAAAAACCCAATTATGCCGGCTTCAGGCTGCTTCGGATTTGGCCGTGAATACGCGCAGCTTTATGATCTATCTAAGCTGGGTGCTATCATGATTAAAGCAACAACTGTTGAAACGCGTCTAGGAAATCCAACACCGCGTGTCGCAGAAACAGCAGCAGGTATGTTAAATGCAATTGGACTTCAAAACCCAGGCATTGAAAAAGTAATGAACGAAGAATTAAAGTTTTTAGAAGGTTATGATGTGCCGATTATCGCAAATGTCGCGGGTACAACAACAGAAGACTATGTAGAAGTCGCGCGTCGCATTTCTACAGCGTCTAATGTGAAGGCATTAGAATTAAACATCTCTTGTCCAAACGTCAAACATGGTGGCATTCAATTTGGTACAGACGCGGCAACAGCACGTCAGCTTGTGGAAGCAGTAAAAGCTGTTTCACAAGTGCCAGTCTATGTAAAACTATCACCAAACGTAACGAATATAGTAGAAATCGCACAAGCTGTGGAAGCGGGCGGTGCAGACGGTATTACAATGATTAATACATTAGTAGGTATGCGCTTAGATGAACGTACAGGAAAACCTGTTATTGCAAATGGCACAGGGGGGCTATCAGGTCCAGCAGTAAAACCAGTTGCCATTCGTATGGTGTACGAAGTATATAAAGCAGTCAATATTCCGATTATCGGAATGGGCGGTGTGACGAACGTACAAGACGTAATTGATTTTATGTCAGCGGGTGCTTCTGCAGTTGCAGTAGGTACAGCAAACTTCGTTGAACATTTCGTTTGTCCAAACATTATCGACGCGCTACCAGCCAAACTGGATGAGCTAGGCGTAGAGCATATTTCAGAAATTATCGGAAGGAGCCACCGTTAACATGAACAACAAACCAATTATTGCACTTGACTTTCCTGGAGAAAAAGAAGTGTTCCACTTTTTAAATAAATTTAACGAGCCTTTATTCGTAAAAATCGGCATGGAGCTTTATATGCAGGAAGGTCCAGACATTGTTCGTAAAGTAAAAGAGCAAGGTCACGACATTTTCCTGGATTTAAAACTTCATGATATTCCGAATACAGTGAAGTCCGCAATGAAAGGTTTAGCACGACTTGGTGTTGATTTAGTCAATGTTCATGCAGCGGGTGGTAAGCCCATGATGGAAGGTGCGCTTGAAGGCTTAGAGGCAGGAACAGCTGCTGGTAAAGAGCGCGCGGCATTAATCGCGGTAACACAATTAACATCAACGACAGAAATTCAAATGCAGCAAGAGCAAAAAATTGCGTTATCACTACAAGATTCAGTATTACATTATGCGCGTCTTACAAAACAAGCGGGCTTAAATGGTGTCGTTTGTTCGGTTCATGAGGCACGTGCGATTGCAGATGCGTGCGGTGAGGATTTCCTTCGCGTCACGCCAGGTATTCGTATGGCAGGTGGCGATGCACATGACCAAAAACGTATTGCAACGCCAGACGGGGCTCGTCAAGACGGTTCTTCATTAATCGTCGTTGGCCGTGCTATTACAGGTGCAGCGGATCCAATAGCAGCTTATAAAAATGTTTGTGAATTATGGGAGGAAAAATAAGATGTCATTACAAAACGAAATCGCACATGCAATGTTAAAAGTAGGAGCAGTGGAACTAAATCCAACAGACCTTTTCACATGGGCTTCAGGAATCAAATCTCCAATTTACTGCGATACACGCTTAACAATTTCAGATCCTGTTATTCGTAAACAATTAGCGAACGGGTTAGCTTCATTAATCAAAGAAAACTTCGGTGAAACAGAAGTTGTAGCAGGAACAGCAACAGCAGGTATCCCACATGCAGCTTGGGTTGCGGATATTTTAGAATTACCAATGGTGTATGTACGCTCAAAAGCAAAAGAGCATGGCCGCGGTAACCAAATTGAAGGTAAATATGCAGCTGGTCAAAAAGTGGTTGTGGTAGAAGACATCGTATCAACTGGCGGCTCTTCAATTACAGCGGTAGAAGCATTACGCGCGGCGGGCTGTGAAGTATTAGGGGTAGTTTGTGTATATACTTATAACTTACCAAAAGCTGAAGAAGCATTCGCTGCTGCAGATGTAAAATATGCATCACTTACAAACTTCGACTACTTAATCGAAGCAGCAAACGAATCAGGCACGATTCAAGAAGACCAAATTCCGTTCTTAAAGAGCTGGCACGCGGATCTTAAAGCGGGTACTCTTAAATAATAAAATCAAAGTAATTCCAATAACAAAACACCACATGAGTTCCCAATGCTCATGTGGTGTTTTCAGTTTGTTTTTTGTAAATGTCCCTTATTTTTTGTTGAAAAATGAAAATAGGCGCATTTAGCATACAACTTAATTGTAAATAAGTGAAAATGACACTTAATTTCGAATAAGTTGTATATCGATTTCGACTTTTTGAGACGAACTCTATTACGATAAACTACAATGAAATTTAACAGCGGCAGCCTAAAACTTCTTTTCGTTTTTTCTTTTTATTGTACAAAGTGTTTCCTTAAAATCTTTATTTACATAATAACTACAATGTTAATTTACATTGCCAATATTAAAGAAAAGGATCAGTTCATTTTAATGGATTAATAAAATTTTTCCTGCTTATTAAGCAATTTTTGAACGCTACCCCTTTATGGAAAAATAGTTTGACGGTGTTTTGGTACTTAAGAGACTGACCCTCTTTAGTTAGCTCTATATATTATTTTTAAATTTTTAAATTGTCCCAATGTCTTTCTTCCTCACTAGCAAAAATTATAAAACCTTCCCCTTGATTGATAGCTAAATCTGCTTCGATGACAGCATTCCTATCTAGTCAATTCGATTATTCGGTCACATACCTCTCCCGATAATTCCGCTATGTTTTTCAAATTTTCTACTTAATTCTTAAATGTTGGGAAATATCGGATATCCCGTCGTAAAACGTCATCATTTGTCATGACTTCTTTTCAATCGTTTATCGCATATCCTGACATATTGAGCGTTTTGTGTGATAGTGCATATGTCTATTCGACAAGTTTCTAAATGCATTGCGAAATTTCGTCGTATTAATAAGCGAGATGATCAAAATCGACAGAAAAAACTACTGAAACACTTATTTATTGTTTCAGTAGAAAAATGATAAAATCCTATTCTTATTTTTTAAACGATAAAATTTTAGCTTCATCTGGTGTAACGTACAAAGTCCTTTGTTCAAAATAAATTACAAATCCAGGTTTTGCACCACTTGGCTTCTTCACGTGACGGATTTCCGTGTAGTCTACAGGTACAGAAGACGATTCGCGGGCTTTACTAAAGTATGCACTTAACATCGCTGCTTCCATTAATGTTGCTTCATCAGGTTCAGTAGTATGTATAACTACGTGTGATCCTGGAATGTCCTTTGTATGTAACCAAATTTCATTGCGTTTCGCGATTTTGAATGTTAAAAAATCATTTTGTTTATTGTTTTTACCGACAGAAATTTTAATGCCTGTTGATGAAGTGAATTCTTCAGGCGTTGGTTTTGTTGGTTTTTTCTTTTTCTTTGATGCGCGTAAACGTAGATAGCCCTGCTCCGCTAGCTCTTCACGAATTTCTTCAATATCAGCAGGGGCTGCTTGCTCAACTTGCTGCATGAGCATCTCGAAATAAGCGATATCATTCACCGTTTTGTCGAGTTGCTCCTGTACCATGATGAGCGCGTTTTTCGCTTTATTATATTTTGTGTAGTAGCTTTGTGCATTTTCAACGGGTGTTTTACGCGGACTTACTGGGATGCGTACCATTTCACCCGTTTCACTATAGTAATTCGCAACATCGACAAAATCCACGCCTTTTTCAAAATTATACAGATTGGCCATTAACAGCTCACCGTACAGCTGAAACTGATCAAGATTGGCAGCGCGGTCAAAATCTTTTTGTAGTTTTTTTAGTTTTAATTTTAATTTATTTATTTCGTTAATGAGCCAACGTTCTAAATCGCCCGCTTGCTGTTTTACGCGGTCGCGCTCAGCACGGGCAAAGAAAACACGATCCAGTAGCTCGCTTAAATTTGGATAGTTCGTCACATGCCCTTCTAGATGTGTTAAATGTGCAGGTGAATAATAGATCTTTCCATTGCTTTCTAAATACGTAGGGTGTGCGGCACTTGCAACTTCGGTAGTAAATTGTCGGAATGCCGTAACCACATCTTGGCTCTTGATACGGTGCAGTAGCTCTGCTGCTTGCATTGGTGAAAACGCAGCAAAATGAGTTACTACATCTTTCGGTTCTTTGTCCTCGGCAAAAAAAGCTTGGATGTCTTGGTCAGCTACTTCGTATGGGTTCACTTTATGCTGAGCAGGTGGAGCCATATAAATTTGACCTGGTAGCACGGTACGGTAGCTATTGAGGGACGGTGGTAAGTGCTTTAAACTATCGATAATTTTATCGTTACCCGCATCTAAAAGCAGTAAATTACTATGTCGTCCCATAATTTCAATGACCAACTTACGTGTAATTGGGTCGCCGATTTCATTTTTACTTTCGATAACGAGCTGTAAAATTCGCTCTGAGCCATCATGCTGGACTGCATGTATAAATCCACCTTCAATATGTTTACGTAGAAGCATACAAAACATTGGTGGCTCTGCCGGATTTTCAATAGATTGCTCCGTAAAATGGACTCGTGCATAAGAAGGGTGAATCGAAAATAACAGCTTTTTATTACTGCCACCCGCACGAATGTGTAGGACGACTTCTAATGCGTTCGGTTGGTGTATTTTAGTAATGCGGCCGGAAACAAGCGTATGTATTTCATTGGCCATTGCTCGTGTAAATAATCCATCAAATGCCATGTAAATTCCTCTTTCATGAACGTGCAAAGGAAACCGCCTTGCCGTTTTCGTCATATTTTATCCGATATGCAATCGGTCGTATTATTAGTTGGCGCCGAGTTACTTAAAACGGCACTCAAAATAAAAAATAGGCACAAGCTCCACAGTCGTTACAATGTTAGCAACCAAAAGCTCAATAGCAAATGGAGGGAATGCCCTATGCCCATTGTAAAGCAAATCTACTGTTTTGACATCTGTGATTAAGTTGAACTAAAATGTTTTGATGTATTTTATTGATTAGTAATGGGAACGTCTTGCTGATTAGTTTAGTTTTATGCAAAAAACGTATAAAATGATGGGATATTAATCGTAAAACAATCGGAACGACTAATGGATAGGGCAATCGGACAGGTTGTTAGTATCGTAACATTCATAGTCTCTAATTGTATCTTAAATAATGATGATTTCGACTAATGAGATGCGTAGAGTTATTTAATCAGGGTATCGATGCGTTTTTTCTATAAAACAATCATCATAAACTCGTCAACATATGATATAATTATAGCAGTATGCAAAGAAGGATGTGACGAACCTTGGTGCGTAGTATGACTGGCTTTGGCAGGGGTGTCACAACGACGAAATCTTATCAACTTACCGTTGAAGTTCGTGCTGTGAATCATCGTTTTTTAGAGATTAATACAAAGTTTCCGAAAGAATGGATGGAGTCTGAGGTTCTTGCTAAAAAGATGCTTTCCGATGCCGTTTCTCGTGGAAAACTTGATGTTATAATTTTTATAAAAGAACTCCAAGTAGCAGAACATAAAATTCAGATTAATTGGCCATTACTTGATGCATATCGTAAGGCAAAGGAAGAGCTGGCACAAAATGTCTTTATCGAAGAGAAATGGACGATGCAAGAAATTGCTATGCTTGATCAAGTATTAGTCGTTGATAAAGAATCTTATGTTCAAACAGATATTTTAGAAGCTGTACAACAGGCAATGTCCCAAGCAATTGAAAATTTATTACAAATGCGTGAACGTGAAGGACAAGAGCTTGAAGTCGTTATGCTGCAATATAAAGAGCAACTGCAACAGCAAATTTCATTCATTCGACAAACGTCGCCAGAAGCTGTAGCGAAATATCGTGAACGTTTACTTGCGCGTATTGAAGATGTAGTGAGTGGACAAGTCGTTGAGGAGCGTTTACTAACAGAAGTTGCGTTGTTTGCAGAGCGTGTTGATATTTCAGAGGAACTGGATCGCTTAGATAGTCATTTCCATCAGTTAGATGAAACGCTTCAGGAAACAGTAGCGATTGGACGTAAGCTCGATTTTTTAATGCAGGAAATGCATCGTGAAATTAATACGATTGGATCAAAAAATCAATCTTCGCAAGCTTCGATTGCTGTCGTACAAGCGAAAACAATTTTAGAAAAGATGCGAGAGCAAGTTCAAAATATTGAATAGGCGGATGTCACAGATTTTGAAAGGAATTAGTGGATGTTAGCCTAATTTCGTTGCATTTATGCGACGGCTGCTAACTGACCTGCATCACGCAGGCCCAAGACAATTCAAAATCTAGACGCCAATTACGCCGAGGTGTAATTGATTGAAAAAGGGAGAATAAATTATACAATGAAAAAACAACGTGGCTTATTAATTGTATTATCAGGTCCGTCGGGTGTTGGGAAAGGAACGGTTCGTAAAGAGTTATTCTCGCAGGCCGATACGAATTATGAGTATTCTATTTCAATGACAACACGTAATCCTCGCGAAGGTGAAGTAGATGGTGTAGACTATTTCTTTAAGACGCGCGGGGAATTTGAAGGGCTAATCGAACAAGGTGGCTTACTAGAACATGCAGAATTCGTAGGGAATTACTACGGTACACCGCTTGCCTATGTAAATGAAACACTGGATTTCGGACGCGATGTCTTTTTAGAAATCGAAGTACAAGGTGCTGCACAAATTCGTGAAAAGGCGCCGGA
Proteins encoded in this window:
- a CDS encoding carbamoyl phosphate synthase small subunit, whose translation is MKKRLLILEDGTVFHGTAFGSDEASQGEVVFTTGMTGYQETLSDPSFYGQIVTLTYPLIGNYGINRDDFEAISPAIRGFVVRELCDQPSNFRCDMTLNDYLTSKNIPGIEGIDTRKLTRIIRTQGAVRAILTEADAEVKVDEIVAQLQATPLITHHVKEVSPKAAYPSPGRGKRVVLIDYGMKHGILRELNKRDCDVVVVPYNTPAEEVLAWHPDGIMLSNGPGNPADVTEAIDTLRNLIGKVPIFGICLGHQLFALASGATSFKLPFGHRGANHPVKDLRTGRTELTSQNHGYAIDEASLAGTDLEVTHLALNDGTVEGLRHKVHPVFTVQYHPEASPGPEDSNHLFDEFIELMEQEAGKGKQHA
- the gmk gene encoding guanylate kinase translates to MKKQRGLLIVLSGPSGVGKGTVRKELFSQADTNYEYSISMTTRNPREGEVDGVDYFFKTRGEFEGLIEQGGLLEHAEFVGNYYGTPLAYVNETLDFGRDVFLEIEVQGAAQIREKAPDALFIFLAPPSLSELEQRLVGRGTETEEVIAKRIATAKEELEMMSLYDYVVENDEVQNACDKINAIIKAEHCRRERVEKRYLSMLRGE
- a CDS encoding YicC/YloC family endoribonuclease; translated protein: MVRSMTGFGRGVTTTKSYQLTVEVRAVNHRFLEINTKFPKEWMESEVLAKKMLSDAVSRGKLDVIIFIKELQVAEHKIQINWPLLDAYRKAKEELAQNVFIEEKWTMQEIAMLDQVLVVDKESYVQTDILEAVQQAMSQAIENLLQMREREGQELEVVMLQYKEQLQQQISFIRQTSPEAVAKYRERLLARIEDVVSGQVVEERLLTEVALFAERVDISEELDRLDSHFHQLDETLQETVAIGRKLDFLMQEMHREINTIGSKNQSSQASIAVVQAKTILEKMREQVQNIE
- the pyrF gene encoding orotidine-5'-phosphate decarboxylase, which codes for MNNKPIIALDFPGEKEVFHFLNKFNEPLFVKIGMELYMQEGPDIVRKVKEQGHDIFLDLKLHDIPNTVKSAMKGLARLGVDLVNVHAAGGKPMMEGALEGLEAGTAAGKERAALIAVTQLTSTTEIQMQQEQKIALSLQDSVLHYARLTKQAGLNGVVCSVHEARAIADACGEDFLRVTPGIRMAGGDAHDQKRIATPDGARQDGSSLIVVGRAITGAADPIAAYKNVCELWEEK
- a CDS encoding dihydroorotate dehydrogenase electron transfer subunit; this translates as MIRQEKMTVVAQQLIATNIFELTLQGELVQDMTPGQFVHVKVSDSQEPLLRRPISIANVDKEKNEFTMIYRAEGRGTQVLASNREGQVVDVLGPLGNGFPVEAVQPGQTALLVGGGIGVPPLHELSKQLNARGVKTIHVLGFQTADVAFYDEQFAALGDTYYATVDGTKGTKGFITTVFDEVKPEFDVFYSCGPLPMLRALEQYYPEKVGYLSFEERMGCGIGACFACVCKTTDAIEKDYVKVCSDGPVFPKGVVEL
- a CDS encoding dihydroorotate dehydrogenase; the protein is MSRINMELPGLELKNPIMPASGCFGFGREYAQLYDLSKLGAIMIKATTVETRLGNPTPRVAETAAGMLNAIGLQNPGIEKVMNEELKFLEGYDVPIIANVAGTTTEDYVEVARRISTASNVKALELNISCPNVKHGGIQFGTDAATARQLVEAVKAVSQVPVYVKLSPNVTNIVEIAQAVEAGGADGITMINTLVGMRLDERTGKPVIANGTGGLSGPAVKPVAIRMVYEVYKAVNIPIIGMGGVTNVQDVIDFMSAGASAVAVGTANFVEHFVCPNIIDALPAKLDELGVEHISEIIGRSHR
- a CDS encoding Rqc2 family fibronectin-binding protein; amino-acid sequence: MAFDGLFTRAMANEIHTLVSGRITKIHQPNALEVVLHIRAGGSNKKLLFSIHPSYARVHFTEQSIENPAEPPMFCMLLRKHIEGGFIHAVQHDGSERILQLVIESKNEIGDPITRKLVIEIMGRHSNLLLLDAGNDKIIDSLKHLPPSLNSYRTVLPGQIYMAPPAQHKVNPYEVADQDIQAFFAEDKEPKDVVTHFAAFSPMQAAELLHRIKSQDVVTAFRQFTTEVASAAHPTYLESNGKIYYSPAHLTHLEGHVTNYPNLSELLDRVFFARAERDRVKQQAGDLERWLINEINKLKLKLKKLQKDFDRAANLDQFQLYGELLMANLYNFEKGVDFVDVANYYSETGEMVRIPVSPRKTPVENAQSYYTKYNKAKNALIMVQEQLDKTVNDIAYFEMLMQQVEQAAPADIEEIREELAEQGYLRLRASKKKKKPTKPTPEEFTSSTGIKISVGKNNKQNDFLTFKIAKRNEIWLHTKDIPGSHVVIHTTEPDEATLMEAAMLSAYFSKARESSSVPVDYTEIRHVKKPSGAKPGFVIYFEQRTLYVTPDEAKILSFKK
- the carB gene encoding carbamoyl-phosphate synthase large subunit; this encodes MPKRTDIETILVIGSGPIVIGQAAEFDYAGTQACLSLKEEGYRVILINSNPATIMTDTEIADKVYIEPISLEFVSRILRKERPDAILPTLGGQTGLNMAIELDESGILDELNIEILGTKLDAIHKAEDRDLFRNLMYELGAPVPESDIIHNMEEAHALVARIGYPVIVRPAFTLGGTGGGICHNDQELEEIVTSGLKYSPVTQCLLEKSIAGMKEIEYEVMRDANDNAIVVCNMENFDPVGIHTGDSIVVAPSQTLSDREYQMLRNISLDIIRALKIEGGCNVQLALDPNSFQYYVIEVNPRVSRSSALASKATGYPIAKLAAKIAVGLTLDEIKNPVTGSTYACFEPALDYVVAKIPRWPFDKFESAKRNLGTQMKATGEVMALGRTFEEALLKAVRSLETGHVHIEMKHAEDLTDSWIEKRIKKAGDERLFFIGEAIRRGVTIEQIHEWSAIDLWFLNKLKKIVDMEATLAANKNDKDVLRTAKRLGFADKKVAELWETTPEAIYAFRKDTGIIPVYKMVDTCAAEFESQTPYFYGTYEDENESIRSEKESVIVLGSGPIRIGQGVEFDYATVHSVWAIKEAGYEAIIINSNPETVSTDFSISDKLYFEPLTIEDVMHIVDLEQPKGVVVQFGGQTAINLADKLAAYGVQILGTSLEDIDRAENRNKFEAALQEMGIPQPQGETAVSTEEALVIGKKLGFPVLVRPSYVLGGRAMEIVYNLEELEHYMENAVEASPDHPVLVDRYLTGQEIEVDAICDGENVLIPGIMEHIERAGVHSGDSISVYPPQKLSQDQKDVLVDYTTRLAKGLGIIGLMNIQYVISQGEVYVIEVNPRSSRTVPFLSKITNIPMANIATKAILGQSIVEQGYPTGLAKEKQGVFVKVPVFSFAKLRRVDITLGPEMKSTGEVMGKDSTLEKALYKGLVAAGMEIKTHGTVLFTVSDKDKEEAIALAKRFSTVGYRIVATEGTAAIFEQNGVRTDVVEKIGGKGRTLLDLIQNGEAQLVINTLTKGKQPARDGFRIRRESVENGVPCLTSLDTAEAMLRVIESMTFTAEEMPKSEVVH
- the pyrE gene encoding orotate phosphoribosyltransferase, with translation MSLQNEIAHAMLKVGAVELNPTDLFTWASGIKSPIYCDTRLTISDPVIRKQLANGLASLIKENFGETEVVAGTATAGIPHAAWVADILELPMVYVRSKAKEHGRGNQIEGKYAAGQKVVVVEDIVSTGGSSITAVEALRAAGCEVLGVVCVYTYNLPKAEEAFAAADVKYASLTNFDYLIEAANESGTIQEDQIPFLKSWHADLKAGTLK